The Syngnathus scovelli strain Florida chromosome 13, RoL_Ssco_1.2, whole genome shotgun sequence genome has a window encoding:
- the slc25a46 gene encoding mitochondrial outer membrane protein SLC25A46 produces the protein MASRRPDNFDGLAYRGGRDEPHYSAAYSTRSAEPPPPQYLHWVTTPPDIPGSRNLHTGERTPLYDEAPGASGGPAGERDWNAAAAGGPPPPEQLNRLAGFGIGLVSLFAENVLTHPCVVFRRQCQVNYHARCQHLSPFGAVAVMYAIGKAQGPRALWKGMGSTFIVHGVTLAAEGIIGELTPLPREIPHRWSVEQLAGHFLLKGLTAAAALPFYCSSLIETVQSEIVRDESSSGLLDCVREGLARLLGVGAPHSRRLLPLSCLLLPAVCHAVLRYAVAAAVQRAALWLHRRVEGRRPADAPADPLEAHFPELAAAWLGSLVADALLFPLETALHRLSLQGTRTIIDATDGAAGGDGGPLVLPVNTQYDGAADCFHSIRRKEGWGAFYRGFGALAAQFALHGALLASARTLLRLLLDAKVG, from the exons ATGGCGTCCAGACGACCGGACAACTTCGACGGGCTCGCGTACCGCGGCGGCCGGGACGAGCCTCACTACTCGGCGGCTTACTCGACGCGGAGCGCCGAGCCGCCGCCACCGCAGTACCTCCACTGGGTCACCACGCCGCCGGACATCCCCGGCAGCCGCAACCTGCACACTGGAGAGCGGACGCCACTCTACGACGAAGCGCCGGGAGCGTCCGGCGGACCTGCGGGGGAGCGCGACTGGAACGCGGCGGCGGCTGGCGGCCCGCCTCCGCCCG AGCAGCTGAATCGCCTGGCGGGTTTCGGCATCGGACTGGTCAG TCTGTTTGCAGAGAACGTGCTGACTCATCCGTGCGTGGTCTTCCGCCGGCAGTGCCAG GTCAACTACCACGCGCGCTGCCAGCACCTGTCGCCCTTTGGCGCTGTCGCCGTCATGTACGCCATCGGCAAGGCTCAG GGTCCGCGGgccttgtggaaggggatgggcAGCACCTTTATCGTGCACGGCGTCACATTGGCAGCTGAGGGCATCATCGGCGAGTTGACGCCGTTGCCGCG GGAGATTCCTCACCGCTGGAGCGTGGAGCAGCTGGCCGGTCATTTCCTGCTCAAGGG TTTGACGGCGGCTGCGGCCCTCCCTTTCTACTGCTCCAGCCTCATCGAGACCGTGCAG AGCGAGATCGTGCGCGACGAGTCATCGTCGGGGCTGCTGGATTGCGTGCGGGAAGGTCTGGCTCGCCTCCTGGGCGTGGGCGCCCCCCACAGCCGGCGCCTGCTCCCCCTCAGCTGCCTCCTGCTTCCGGCCGTGTGCCACGCCGTCCTGCGCTACGCCGTCGCCGCCGCTGTGCAGCGCGCCGCCCTGTGGCTGCACCGGCGCGTCGAGGGGCGGCGGCCGGCCGATGCGCCGGCCGACCCGCTGGAGGCCCACTTCCCGGAGCTGGCGGCGGCGTGGCTGGGCTCGCTGGTTGCCGACGCGCTGCTCTTCCCGCTGGAGACGGCGCTGCATCGCCTCAGCCTGCAGGGCACCCGCACCATCATCGACGCAACAGACGGCGCGGCGGGCGGAGACGGCGGCCCGCTGGTGCTGCCCGTCAACACGCAGTACGACGGTGCGGCCGACTGCTTCCACTCCATCCGCCGCAAGGAGGGCTGGGGCGCCTTCTACCGCGGCTTTGGAGCGCTGGCGGCCCAGTTTGCGCTGCATGGCGCTTTGCTGGCCTCCGCCCGGACGCTTCTGAGGCTGCTGCTGGACGCCAAGGTGGGCTAG
- the apc gene encoding adenomatous polyposis coli protein: MSAGASYDQLLRQVEVLKMENSNLRQELQDNSNHLTKLETEASNMKEALKQLQGSVDDDSEEAPGSQLELVVRLKDMSLDPGGFKARPRPPAPTGVAAARRGPSASRDGGHHERCLEELEKERALLLAELEKEEKEKGWYYAQLLNLTERIDSLPLSENFTLQTDMSRRQLEFEARQIHAAMEEQLGSRQEMEKRAEARAARIHQIEKDIGKLGARPQVEDTRGSNEGGGALAVSQTATSRSEREPANETAYSVPRRITSHLGTKVEMVYSLLSMLGTHDKDDMSRTLLAMSSSQDSCIAMRQSGCLPLLIQLLHGNDKDSLLLGNSRGSKEARARASAALHNIVHSQPDDKRGRREIRVLHLLEQVRHYCEACWSWQENHERGAEQEDNPVPSPVDHQICPAVCVLMKLSFDEEHRHAMNELGGLQAVAELLQVDCEMLDLSRDHYSVTLRRYAGMSLTNLTFGDVANKATLCSMKGCMRAMVKQLKSESEDLQQVMASVLRNLSWRADVNSKQTLREVGSVRALVGCALDVQKESTLKSVLSALWNLSAHCTENKADICSVDGALAFLVGTLTHRSHTNTLAIIESGGGILRNVSSLVATNEAYRRILREHGCLPTLLQHLKSHSLTIVSNACGTLWNLSARDAKDQEALWELGAVGMLRNLIHSRHKMIAMGSAAALRNLMANRPARYKDASVLSPGAGAPSLHARKQKALFKELDAQQLSETFDNIDNLSPKAAHGKAHGKARDCGGGAGGAANATRSYANTPVLSSPKNADGSKPSADESAAYARPVFAASVRASSDSINSVTSADGYGNRGKTKPSSEPLYSSDDSGGAGRCCVYRKYPADLAHKIRSVNHMADDDGAEVDTPINYSLKYSDEQLNSGRQSPSHRGRTETDRRDEQVGATRIRSDGANARVPPAQPARYAVSPASRYGSGDPGAPEQPIDYSLKYGGGGGEVSRKPPFQVVDAPAPDSAPSAPCPPPHLQPKGHQESTQTYCVEDTPICFSGGSSLSSLSPEEEEEDADAARKRRAAGDEQRQRKEVESQTAVVPAPAAARGRRAHHPHHHHHHAHQHQPALGARTPKSPPEQQYAQETPLMFSRCTSVSSLDSFSTSSIASSVRSSEPCSGMPSGVVSPSDLPDSPGQTMPPSRAKTPPPPQTVPPLPPPPSAMTAGEQKATKKEAEESAADVLLHFATESTPHGFSYASSLSALTMDEPFITADVKRDGGRDQSQNGGRVPGKEEAAPQRVLQDSYDDDDDDTQILEACIIMAMPKSSRKPKKQQQQGKGTQLPVYKLLPSQKKEPPSEEVPRVYCVEGTPLNFSTATSLSDLTIDSPPNEEANPAAAPPSSSSQAHRAGLPEGDNGDDILAECISAAMPKAKPRKPVRASSGGGESAPLAPPLFIPQQHPQNPTGRPSSAAAPLKPTSPVKPTQRAAKVKPGFAFDSPHRYTPIEGTPCCFSRNDSLSSLDFDDDEKDEERKRDEDGKRDEVRKRRERDKKTPAAAAAAFPPSKAGGANPPASDEKQKFAMEDTPVCFSRNSSLSSLSDIDQENNNNEFAAPRRPQRLNEQQGGSAEPTQVPVKAPPRLCAYTPKAFHVEDTPVCFSRNSSLSSLSIDSEDDLLQECISSAMPKKKKKSAAASAPATPLPAAKAEEHMLAEEEPLDVAQSPASPDSESFDWKAIQEGANSVVSSLNAAASSPSRQGSSDSDSVLSLKSVGSPFRLPPPASSAPDRQAESKPGARVVKPSAEDKKKAQEDQPKAAVRGGKKVYRSPITGKPRGDLAGRGRSKPRAAAKAPGSGDSSRDSTPSRSSHRGGRPSQLPRTASPAAAATAKPGPAVSQVGRNNVSKKEKAEVEKPALVRQSTFIKEVPSPTLKRKLEESAAAAATSRRQDAVRSQSESPSRPQDSAAESSSHLGRTGTWKRQSKHSSSLPRVGTWKRTGSSSSVLSASSESSEKARSEEEPGVRSTGTWQRAKSAGAGEASDPAGQAADSEEVWVRLEDCPVNNPRSASSCSARSPNAPPVIPGLVPSKIPSSSSSSLSTSSTNLNLRRSCDSLDDKPAAAAPERLQQRLQQQQQQRSGAVAARVSPFNYTPSPRKSNPDSAASTSPSAATSSAPAPARPSLIPTPVTKKREPKGGEGGCAGGGGGGEHGSYIVTSV; the protein is encoded by the exons ATGTCGGCAGGGGCGTCGTACGACCAGCTGCTGAGGCAGGTGGAGGTGCTGAAGATGGAGAACTCCAACCTACGACAGGAGCTGCAGGACaactccaaccacctgaccaaaCTGGAGACTGAGGCGTCCAACATGAAG GAAGCGCTGAAGCAGCTTCAGGGCAGCGTGGACGACGACTCGGAGGAGGCGCCGGGATCCCAGCTAGAGCTTGTGGTCAGGCTGAAAG ATATGAGCTTGGACCCCGGCGGCTTCAAAGCCAGGCCGAGGCCTCCGGCGCCGACCGGCGTGGCGGCGGCGCGGAGAGGGCCGTCGGCGTCCAGAGACGGCGGCCACCACGAGCGCtgcctggaggagctggagaaggAGAG AGCTCTCCTATTGGCCGAGCTGgagaaggaggagaaggagaaagGCTGGTACTACGCTCAACTTCTCAATCTGACCGAGAGGATTGACAGTTTGCCTCTCAGTGAAAAT TTCACGCTGCAGACGGACATGAGTCGTCGTCAGCTGGAGTTTGAGGCTCGCCAGATCCACGCCGCCATGGAAGAGCAGCTGGGGTCCCGTCAGGAGATGGAGAAGCGAGCCGAG GCTCGCGCTGCTCGCATCCACCAGATCGAGAAGGACATCGGCAAGCTAGGCGCTCGACCGCAG gtGGAAGACACCCGTGGCTCCAACGAAGGCGGCGGCGCACTGGCGGTCTCCCAG ACCGCCACCTCTCGATCGGAGCGTGAGCCGGCCAACGAGACGGCCTACTCTGTGCCCCGGCGAATCACTAGCCACCTGGGAACAAAG GTGGAGATGGTGTACAGCCTTCTGTCCATGCTGGGAACGCACGACAAGGACGACATGTCCCGCACGCTGCTGGCCATGTCCAGCTCGCAGGACTCCTGCATCGCCATGCGACAGTCGGGCTGCCTGCCGCTGCTCATCCAACTGCTGCACGGCAATGACAAGGACTCGCTGTTGCTAG GTAACTCGCGCGGCAGCAAGGAGGCCCGCGCCCGTGCCTCGGCCGCGCTGCACAACATTGTGCACAGTCAGCCGGACGACAAGCGGGGCCGGCGGGAGATCCGCGTGCTCCACCTGCTGGAGCAGGTGCGCCATTATTGCGAGGCCTGCTGGAGCTGGCAGGAGAACCACGAGAGGGGCGCGGAGCAGGAGGACAACcccg TGCCCTCGCCCGTCGACCATCAGATCTGTCCCGCCGTCTGCGTCCTCATGAAACTCTCTTTCGACGAGGAGCATCGGCACGCCATGAACGAGCTTG GTGGCCTGCAGGCGGTGGCCGAGCTGCTGCAGGTGGACTGCGAGATGTTGGACCTGAGCAGAGACCACTACAGCGTCACGCTGCGCCGCTACGCCGGAATGTCGCTCACCAACCTGACCTTTGGAGACGTGGCCAATAAG GCCACGCTGTGCTCCATGAAGGGCTGCATGCGCGCCATGGTCAAGCAGCTCAAGTCTGAGAGTGAAGACCTGCAGCAGGTGATGGCCAGCGTGCTGAGGAACTTGTCGTGGCGAGCGGACGTCAACAGCAAGCAGACGCTGCGCGAGGTGGGCAGTGTGCGGGCGCTGGTGGGCTGCGCACTGGACGTCCAGAAG GAGTCCACTCTCAAGTCGGTCCTGAGCGCGCTCTGGAACCTGTCGGCGCACTGCACGGAGAACAAGGCCGACATCTGCTCGGTGGACGGCGCGCTGGCCTTCCTGGTGGGGACGTTGACGCACCGCAGTCACACCAACACCTTGGCCATCATCGAGAGCGGAGGCGGCATCCTGAGGAACGTCTCCAGCCTCGTCGCCACCAACGAGGCGTACAG ACGTATCCTGCGGGAGCACGGCTGCCTGCCCACGTTGCTGCAGCACCTCAAATCGCACAGCCTGACCATCGTGTCCAACGCCTGCGGAACCCTGTGGAACCTTTCGGCGCGCGACGCCAAGGATCAGGAGGCCCTGTGGGAGCTGGGTGCCGTGGGAATGCTGCGCAACCTCATCCATTCCCGCCACAAGATGATCGCCATGGGCAGCGCCGCCGCCCTGCGAAACCTGATGGCCAACCGGCCGGCTCGTTACAAGGACGCCAGTGTGCTTTCGCCGGGCGCCGGGGCGCCTTCGCTGCACGCTCGCAAGCAGAAGGCGCTCTTCAAGGAGCTGGACGCTCAGCAGCTCTCCGAGACCTTTGACAACATCGACAACCTCAGCCCCAAGGCGGCGCACGGGAAGGCGCACGGGAAGGCGCGCGACTGCGGCGGCGGTGCCGGCGGAGCAGCCAACGCCACCCGCTCCTACGCCAACACGCCGGTTCTGTCCAGTCCAAAAAATGCCGacggctccaagcccagcgcggACGAGTCGGCGGCGTACGCGCGGCCCGTCTTCGCCGCCAGCGTGCGAGCGTCCAGCGACAGCATCAACAGCGTAACCAGCGCCGACGGCTACGGCAACCGCGGCAAAACCAAACCGTCCTCGGAACCGCTCTACTCCTCGGACGACAGCGGCGGCGCCGGCAGGTGCTGCGTCTACAGGAAGTACCCGGCCGACCTGGCTCACAAGATTCGCAGCGTCAACCATATGGCGGACGACGACGGTGCCGAGGTGGACACGCCCATCAACTACAGCCTCAAGTACTCGGACGAGCAGCTCAATTCCGGAAGGCAGAGTCCCAGCCACCGCGGCAGAACCGAGACGGACCGGCGCGACGAGCAGGTCGGCGCCACGAGGATCAGGAGCGACGGCGCCAACGCTCGGGTGCCGCCGGCGCAGCCCGCCCGCTACGCCGTCTCGCCGGCCTCCCGCTATGGCAGCGGCGACCCCGGCGCGCCCGAGCAGCCCATCGACTACAGCCTGAaatacggcggcggcggcggcgaagtTTCACGCAAGCCTCCCTTCCAGGTTGTAGACGCCCCAGCCCCCGATAGCGCCCCCTCTGCACCGTGCCCCCCGCCTCACCTGCAGCCAAAGGGTCATCAAGAGTCGACGCAGACCTACTGCGTTGAGGACACGCCCATTTGCTTCTCTGGCGGAAGCTCGCTGTCGTCGTTGTCgcccgaggaagaggaggaggacgccGACGCGGCCAGGAAGAGGCGAGCGGCCGGGGACGAGCAGCGGCAGCGCAAAGAAGTGGAGAGCCAGACGGCCGTTGTCCCCGCTCCGGCGGCGGCGCGAGGACGGCGCGCCCACCAcccccaccatcaccaccaccatgcCCACCAGCATCAGCCGGCGTTGGGCGCCCGCACCCCAAAGAGTCCGCCGGAACAGCAGTACGCTCAGGAAACGCCGCTCATGTTCAGTCGCTGCACGTCGGTCAGCTCGCTGGACAGCTTCTCCACTTCGTCCATCGCCAGCTCCGTGCGCTCCAGCGAGCCGTGCAGCGGCATGCCCAGCGGCGTGGTCAGCCCTAGCGACCTGCCCGACAGTCCCGGCCAAACCATGCCCCCCAGCCGCGCcaagacgccgccgccgccgcagacggtgccgccgctgccgccgccgccttccgCCATGACCGCAGGGGAGCAGAAGGCCACCAAGAAGGAGGCGGAGGAGAGCGCCGCCGATGTCCTGCTGCACTTTGCCACCGAGAGCACGCCGCACGGCTTCTCCTACGCTTCCAGTCTGAGCGCGCTCACTATGGACGAGCCCTTCATCACAGCCGACGTGAAGCGGGACGGCGGCCGGGACCAAAGCCAGAACGGCGGCCGGGTCCCGGGCAAGGAGGAGGCGGCACCTCAGCGGGTGCTCCAAGACTcctacgacgacgacgacgacgacactCAGATCCTGGAGGCGTGCATCATCATGGCCATGCCCAAGTCGTCACGGAAACCAAAGAAGCAGCAACAGCAAGGCAAAGGCACCCAGCTCCCGGTCTACAAGCTCCTCCCCTCGCAGAAGAAGGAGCCGCCAAGCGAGGAGGTTCCCCGTGTCTACTGTGTGGAGGGAACGCCGCTCAACTTTTCCACCGCGACGTCGCTCAGCGACCTCACCATCGACTCGCCGCCCAACGAGGAGGCCAATCCCGCCGCTgcgcccccctcctcctcctcgcaaGCACACcgcgccggacttccagagggcGACAACGGTGACGACATTCTCGCCGAGTGCATCAGCGCCGCCATGCCCAAAGCCAAACCCAGGAAGCCCGTTCGAGCATCCTCCGGCGGCGGCGAGTCGGCCCCTCTGGCCCCACCACTTTTCATTCCCCAGCAGCACCCACAGAACCCCACAGGACGTCCCTCGTCGGCCGCCGCGCCGCTAAAGCCGACCTCGCCAGTCAAGCCCACCCAGCGGGCGGCTAAAGTCAAGCCGGGCTTCGCTTTCGACTCGCCGCATCGCTACACCCCCATCGAGGGCACGCCCTGCTGCTTCTCCCGCAACGACTCGCTGAGCTCGCTCGATTTTGACGACGACGAGAAGGACGAAGAAAGGAAGCGGGACGAGGACGGCAAACGGGATGAGGTGCGCAAACGGCGAGAGCGGGACAAAAagacgccggcggcggcggctgctgccTTCCCTCCGAGTAAAGCCGGCGGCGCCAACCCGCCCGCCTCGGATGAAAAGCAGAAGTTTGCCATGGAGGACACGCCCGTCTGCTTCTCCAGGAACTCTTCTCTCAGTTCGCTGAGCGACATCGACCAGGAGAACAACAACAATGAGTTCGCGGCCCCCCGGCGGCCGCAGCGGCTGAATGAGCAGCAGGGCGGCAGCGCCGAGCCCACGCAGGTGCCCGTTAAAGCGCCGCCGCGCCTGTGCGCCTACACGCCCAAAGCCTTCCACGTGGAGGACACGCCCGTCTGCTTCTCCAGGAACTCCTCGCTCAGTTCGCTCAGCATTGATTCTGAAGACGACCTCCTGCAGGAGTGCATCAGCTCGGCCAtgcccaagaagaagaagaagagcgcCGCCGCCAGTGCCCCTGCCACGCCGCTCCCTGCGGCCAAAGCGGAGGAACATATGCTGGCTGAGGAGGAGCCCTTGGATGtagcgcagagccccgcctccccggacTCCGAGTCCTTCGACTGGAAAGCCATTCAAGAAGGTGCCAACTCTGTCGTCAGCAGCCTCAACGCCGCCGCCTCATCGCCGTCCCGCCAAGGCTCATCCGACTCCGATTCTGTGCTCTCCCTCAAATCGGTGGGTTCGCCGTTCCGCCTGCCGCCGCCCGCCAGCAGCGCCCCCGACCGGCAGGCCGAGTCCAAGCCGGGCGCCAGGGTGGTCAAACCGTCTGCCGAGGACAAAAAGAAGGCCCAAGAAGACCAGCCGAAGGCGGCGGTGAGGGGTGGCAAGAAGGTTTATCGGAGCCCCATCACCGGCAAGCCCAGGGGCGACCTGGCGGGTCGGGGGAGGAGCAAACCCAGAGCGGCCGCCAAGGCGCCAGGGAGCGGCGACTCGTCTCGGGATTCCACGCCGTCGCGTTCCTCTCATAGAGGAGGGAGACCATCGCAGCTGCCGCGCACAGCGTcgcctgccgccgccgccaccgccaaaCCTGGCCCCGCGGTTAGTCAGGTCGGCCGCAACAATGTCTCAAAGAAGGAGAAGGCGGAAGTGGAGAAACCCGCCCTCGTCCGCCAGTCCACGTTCATCAAGGAGGTGCCCAGTCCCACGCTCAAGAGGAAGCTGGAAGagtccgccgctgccgccgccacgtctcgcagacaggatgccgtCCGCTCGCAATCGGAGAGTCCGTCGCGTCCCCAGGACAGCGCGGCCGAGTCGTCATCGCACTTGGGTCGTACGGGAACCTGGAAGCGCCAGAGCAAACATTCCAGCTCGTTGCCTCGCGTGGGCACCTGGAAGCGAACCGGAAGTTCCTCTTCGGTCCTCTCTGCCTCGTCCGAGTCGAGCGAGAAGGCCCGAAGCGAGGAGGAGCCTGGTGTCCGATCCACAGGAACGTGGCAGCGGGCCAAGAGCGCCGGCGCGGGGGAAGCCTCGGACCCCGCCGGCCAGGCCGCCGACTCGGAGGAAGTGTGGGTACGCCTGGAAGATTGTCCCGTCAACAACCCGCGCTCGGCGTCCTCGTGCTCGGCGCGCTCTCCCAATGCCCCGCCTGTCATTCCAGGCCTTGTCCCTTCCAAaatcccctcctcctcctcctcctccttgtccaCCTCCTCCACCAACCTGAACTTACGGCGCAGCTGCGACAGCTTGGACGACAAGCCGGCGGCGGCAGCACCGGAGCGCCTTCAGCAGCGccttcagcagcagcagcagcagcgcagTGGCGCCGTGGCCGCCAGGGTCAGCCCCTTTAACTACACGCCCAGTCCCAGGAAGAGCAACCCTGACTCGGCTGCCTCCACATCACCCTCTGCTGCCACATCCAGCGCACCTGCACCTGCCAGGCCCTCGCTTATCCCTACCCCCGTCACCAAAAAGCGGGAGCCCAAGGGTGGCGAAGGAGGCTgtgctggcggcggcggcggcggcgaacaCGGCTCCTATATTGTCACGTCGGTATGA
- the lmbrd2b gene encoding G-protein coupled receptor-associated protein LMBRD2B translates to MSGAALAVEMVVVFFLALFLLHRYGDFRKQQRMVLFGTLLAWYLCFLIVFILPLDVTTTIYKQCQTDRREHAAGTAPANQTSGNKSVAPAQSAQAACYEPWSYIPDGVMPVFWRVVYWTSQCLTWLLLPFMQSYARSGGFSMAGKVQTALIENAIYYGSYLLIFGSLLIYVAVHPEWRLSWYELQTIGITAANTWGLFLLVLLLGYGLVEIPRSYWNSSRHGHMLLKTYFKASKLMTEKADAEENLEDVMEEVRKVSEAVKYNHPLRTSVDTILRKCPTDYQDKLGRNMDDYEDFEDKQTFPSERSLVKLHKRVIYAVQRHHRTRVQWHMLLQEAFHLEDVAKNESSSSRRFVRSFAPARPPGWFSRYVYTPSAEWYWECLLKRVFYRVLAVLLGLLSAAVVWSECTFFSTKPVLSLFAVFIRLAERDYNYVYIQVACFITIFFLCTCVYSTVFRIRVFNFYYLAPHHQTDAYSLQFSGMLFCRLTPPLCLNFLGLIHMDAAISHQHREQTAYTSIMGSMRVLSFVADGFYIYYPMLIVILCIATYFSLGTRLLNLLGFQQFMGDSELTSDLVDEGKELIRREKRKRQRTEDGEARRREWKERYGHAREELSARGRNGHEMKESGYSDDADSGPGKLCRSAGRAERDRMELLQDQEPLDYNADSCVDDADDRGAGRATGGRYLSMSSSRSRIFDDV, encoded by the exons ATGAGTGGGGCGGCGCTGGCCGTGGAGATGGTGGTGGTGTTCTTCCTGGCGCTCTTCCTGCTGCATCGCTACGGAGACTTCCGGAAGCAGCAGCGCATGGTCCTGTTCGGGACGCTGCTGGCCTGGTACCTGTGCTTCCTCATCGTTTTCATCCTGCCGCTGGACGTCACCACG ACGATCTACAAGCAGTGCCAGACGGACCGTCGGGAGCACGCCGCTGGCACGGCGCCGGCTAATCAGACGTCAGGCAACAAGTCCGTGGCGCCCGCTCAGAG TGCGCAAGCGGCGTGCTATGAGCCGTGGAGCTACATCCCCGACGGCGTGATGCCCGTCTTCTGGCGGGTGGTCTACTGGACGTCGCAGTGCCTCACCTG GTTGCTGCTGCCGTTCATGCAGTCGTACGCTCGCTCGGGCGGGTTCTCCATGGCCGGGAAGGTCCAGACGGCCCTCATCGAGAACGCCATCTACTACGGAAGCTACCTGCTCATCTTCGGCTCGCTGCTCATCTACGTGGCCGTCCACCCCGAGTGGCGCCTGTCCTG GTACGAGCTGCAGACCATCGGCATCACGGCGGCCAACACCTGGGGTTTGTTCCTGCTGGTTCTGCTGCTGGGCTATGGCCTGGTGGAGATCCCGCGCTCCTACTGGAACTCCTCCAGACACGGACATATGCTCCTCAAGACCTACTTCAAGGCCTCCAAGCTTATGACGGAGAAGGCGGACGCCGAGGAGAACCTGGAGGACGTCATGGAG GAGGTGAGAAAGGTGAGCGAGGCCGTCAAGTACAACCATCCTCTGAGGACGAGCGTCGACACCATCCTCCGGAAG TGCCCGACGGACTACCAGGACAAGTTGGGCCGCAACATGGACGACTATGAGGACTTTGAGGATAAGCAGACCTTCCCCAGCGAGAGGAGTCTGGTCAAGCTCCACAAACGG GTGATCTACGCCGTTCAGCGACACCATCGCACCCGTGTGCAGTGGCACATGCTGCTGCAGGAAGCCTTCCATCTGGAGGACGTGGCCAAGAATGAAAGCAGCTCCTCTCGACGCTTCGTCCGCAGCTTCGCACCCGCCCGGCCCCCGGGCTGGTTCAGCAGATACGTATACACGCCCAGCGCAG AGTGGTACTGGGAGTGTCTGCTGAAGCGCGTCTTCTACCGTGTCCTGGCCGTGCTGCTGGGCCTGCTCAGCGCTGCCGTGGTCTGGTCCGAGTGCACCTTCTTCAGCACCAAACCCGTCCTGTCGCTCTTTGCCGTCTTCATCCGGCTGGCCGAGCGCGACTACAATTACGTGTACATCCAG GTGGCGTGCTTCATCACCATCTTCTTCCTGTGCACGTGCGTGTACTCCACCGTGTTCCGTATCCGCGTGTTCAACTTCTACTACCTGGCGCCGCATCACCAGACGGACGCGTACAGCCTGCAGTTCAGCGGCAT GCTCTTCTGCCGGCTGACGCCGCCGCTGTGCCTCAACTTCTTGGGTCTCATCCACATGGACGCAGCCATCTCCCACCAGCACAGAGAGCAGACGGCCTACACCTCG ATCATGGGCTCCATGCGCGTGCTCTCCTTTGTGGCCGACGGCTTCTACATCTATTACCCCATGCTCATCGTCATCTTGTGCATCGCCACCTACTTCAG CCTGGGCACCCGCCTGCTCAACCTGCTCGGCTTCCAGCAGTTCATGGGCGACAGCGAGCTGACGTCGGACCTGGTGGACGAGGGCAAGGAGCTGATTCGCCGAG AGAAGCGAAAGCGCCAGAGGACGGAAGATGGCGAGGCCAGACGACGT GAGTGGAAGGAGCGCTACGGCCACGCCAGGGAGGAATTGAGCGCCAGGGGCAGGAACGGCCACGAAATGAAGGAGAGCGGCTACTCGGACGACGCCGACAGCGGAC CGGGCAAGTTATGCCGTTCCGCCGGTCGAGCGGAGCGCGATCGCATGGAGCTTCTGCAGGACCAGGAACCTCTGGACTACAACGCTGACTCCTGCGTGGACGACGCGGACGACCGCGGCGCGGGGAG AGCCACGGGCGGCCGGTACCTGTCCATGTCGTCGTCTCGCAGTCGAATTTTCGACGACGTCTGA